The following are from one region of the Candidatus Polarisedimenticolia bacterium genome:
- a CDS encoding protein kinase, translating to MPLKSGQQVSHYRLLEKIGEGGMGVVWKATDTTLDRSVAIKILPEIFSEDPERLARFEREAKILASLNHPNIATIHGLHHADGMHFLAMEMVEGEDLASRLQRGALGVDEALELALQIAAALEAAHEAGVIHRDLKPANIQVTRENQVKVLDFGLAKAMTGESKVSGSPSLSPTITSLGTQAGMILGTASTMSPEQARGKPVDRRADIWAFGCVLYEMLTGRQAFGGETISDTLAAVLRGEPDWTALPSGTPPRLRRLLRRCLVKDPRKRLQSIGDARLLLEEIRDGVDKETPVVPTAAVRQPRGALVAWVAAGVLAAALAATWLLRPAAESAAQVPGLVRIRMATAKPGVSELMSDFGASTVLSPDGRTLVFAAQEERDRYLYVRRLDRPEAVRLSGTEGGASPFFSPDGRWIGFLGKQRIMKVGAQGGAPVRIAELKAEGG from the coding sequence ATGCCCCTGAAGAGCGGTCAGCAGGTCTCGCACTACCGCCTCCTGGAGAAGATCGGCGAAGGGGGCATGGGCGTGGTCTGGAAGGCCACCGACACGACGCTCGATCGGTCGGTGGCAATCAAGATTCTCCCGGAAATCTTCTCCGAAGATCCCGAGCGGCTCGCCCGTTTCGAGCGCGAGGCGAAGATCCTCGCCTCGCTCAACCATCCCAACATCGCCACCATCCATGGACTGCACCACGCCGACGGAATGCATTTCCTGGCCATGGAGATGGTGGAGGGAGAGGACCTGGCCTCCCGCCTGCAGCGCGGGGCGCTCGGCGTGGACGAGGCGCTGGAGCTCGCGCTGCAGATTGCCGCGGCGCTGGAGGCGGCGCACGAGGCGGGAGTGATTCACCGCGACCTGAAGCCGGCCAACATCCAGGTGACCCGCGAGAACCAGGTCAAGGTCCTCGATTTCGGCCTGGCGAAGGCAATGACGGGAGAAAGCAAGGTCTCCGGCAGCCCGTCGCTCTCGCCGACGATCACCTCCCTGGGGACGCAGGCGGGCATGATCCTGGGAACGGCCAGCACCATGAGCCCGGAGCAGGCGCGCGGCAAGCCGGTGGACCGGCGCGCCGACATCTGGGCCTTCGGCTGCGTCCTCTACGAGATGCTGACCGGCCGGCAGGCCTTCGGCGGTGAGACCATCTCCGACACGCTCGCCGCCGTGCTGCGCGGCGAGCCGGACTGGACGGCGCTGCCTTCGGGAACCCCGCCGCGCCTGCGGCGCCTGCTACGTCGCTGCCTGGTCAAGGATCCGCGCAAGCGACTGCAGTCGATCGGCGATGCGCGACTCCTGCTGGAAGAGATCCGCGACGGCGTCGACAAGGAAACCCCGGTCGTGCCGACCGCGGCGGTCCGGCAGCCGCGCGGCGCGCTGGTTGCCTGGGTGGCGGCGGGAGTCTTGGCGGCGGCCCTGGCCGCGACCTGGCTGCTGCGTCCGGCCGCGGAGTCGGCCGCACAGGTACCCGGCCTGGTGCGCATCAGGATGGCCACGGCGAAGCCCGGGGTATCGGAGCTCATGTCCGATTTCGGGGCGAGCACGGTTCTGTCGCCGGACGGACGCACGCTGGTGTTCGCAGCCCAAGAGGAGCGCGACCGCTACCTCTACGTCCGCCGGCTCGATCGGCCCGAGGCGGTCCGGCTGTCGGGGACGGAAGGGGGCGCGTCTCCTTTCTTCTCTCCCG
- a CDS encoding protein kinase translates to MSLEPRTLLSHYRLVEKIGEGGMGVVWKATDTSLDRSVAIKILPEIFSEDPERLARFEREAKLLASLNHPNIATIHGLHHEQGIHFLAMELVEGEDLAARLKRGAVPPEDAFEISLQVAAALEAAHEAGVIHRDLKPANIQITPEGKVKVLDFGLAKALAGEDPVSGAQSLSPTITSLGTRAGMILGTAGYMSPEQARGRAVDRRADIWAFGCVLYEMLTGESAFVGETVSDTLASILKSEPDWTKLEKRAPASALRLIRSCLQKDPRRRLQAIGDARIGLEEIQAGKHEPSSTQPISADAPHPHPLVRALPWAVAAAAVAAALWALTRPPAPSAPQLASSRLNIDLSTPNRLLTELGSAIVLSPDGRQIAYVADTDNGRQLFLRRLDQLTSSPLAGTNEAYGPFFSPDGTWIGYFAGSKLQKVQVSGGIPMNLADVSSSGQARGGTWGRGVIVFAHHFEAGLSRISESGGKAEPLTTPDPARKERSHRWPSFLPDGRHVLFAVQGGGKRYDDGEIDVVSVDTGERKKIYEGGAYPRYAASGHLLFVKNETLFAVPFDADRLEVTGSPRAVIDYLASSAGDQEAADGSAQYDVAPSGTLVYRSTALGQNALRSSLSMMWVDLKGAATPVTPEKRAYYTPAVSPDGRRIAVSIEGATGLDLWVYEIARGAFSRLTFKGTNSYPLWSPDGKKIAFSSLTGGSVPNIVIKRSDGVGEAEKLHESANAQVPSSWSPDGKTLAYLERFPETRWDIMTINPGNGSPPAPFLQSKDIEAFPAFSPDGRWLAYASDETGQFEIYVTAYPGPGGKWQVSTDGGQFPRWTSSGELFYLKGERFFEVRYSATGESFQAEKPRELFRYALGQQQFAPNYDAAPDGKRFLIFSSEGEEARMALTHAVLAFDWLSDLKKDFSGEQERKP, encoded by the coding sequence ATGAGCCTCGAGCCGCGCACGCTGCTCTCCCATTACCGACTCGTCGAGAAGATTGGCGAAGGAGGGATGGGAGTTGTCTGGAAGGCGACCGACACGAGTCTGGATCGATCGGTCGCCATCAAGATTCTTCCCGAGATCTTCTCCGAGGACCCGGAGCGACTGGCGCGCTTCGAGCGCGAGGCGAAGCTCCTCGCCTCGCTCAACCACCCCAACATCGCCACGATCCACGGCCTGCACCACGAGCAGGGAATCCACTTCCTGGCGATGGAGCTGGTGGAGGGAGAGGATCTCGCGGCGCGCCTGAAGCGCGGTGCCGTGCCGCCCGAAGATGCCTTCGAGATCTCTTTGCAGGTCGCCGCGGCGCTGGAGGCGGCGCATGAAGCGGGCGTGATTCATCGCGACCTGAAGCCGGCGAACATCCAGATCACTCCCGAAGGAAAGGTGAAGGTCCTCGATTTCGGCCTGGCGAAAGCACTCGCGGGGGAGGACCCGGTGTCGGGGGCCCAGTCGCTGTCGCCCACGATCACCTCGCTGGGGACGCGCGCCGGAATGATCCTGGGAACCGCGGGCTACATGAGCCCCGAGCAGGCCCGCGGAAGGGCGGTGGACCGGCGCGCCGACATCTGGGCCTTCGGCTGCGTCCTGTACGAGATGCTCACGGGCGAATCGGCCTTTGTCGGCGAGACCGTCTCCGACACGCTCGCCTCGATCCTGAAATCGGAGCCCGACTGGACGAAACTCGAGAAGCGTGCGCCTGCGTCCGCGCTCCGCCTGATCCGCTCCTGCCTGCAGAAAGACCCACGCCGGCGGCTGCAGGCGATTGGCGATGCGCGCATCGGCCTCGAGGAGATCCAGGCCGGGAAGCACGAGCCGTCATCCACCCAGCCGATCTCCGCGGACGCGCCGCACCCTCATCCACTGGTCCGGGCTCTGCCGTGGGCCGTCGCCGCCGCGGCCGTCGCGGCCGCGCTGTGGGCGCTGACCCGCCCACCAGCACCCTCGGCACCCCAGCTAGCCTCCAGCCGCCTCAACATCGATCTCTCCACTCCCAACCGGCTCCTCACCGAGCTGGGCTCGGCCATCGTCCTGTCTCCGGACGGCAGGCAGATCGCCTATGTCGCCGACACCGACAACGGCCGCCAGCTCTTCCTCCGGCGCCTGGATCAGCTCACCAGCAGCCCGCTGGCGGGGACCAACGAGGCCTACGGCCCCTTCTTCTCGCCGGACGGCACCTGGATCGGCTATTTCGCAGGGAGCAAGCTGCAGAAGGTGCAGGTCTCGGGGGGCATTCCGATGAACCTCGCCGACGTCTCCTCCAGCGGCCAGGCGCGCGGCGGAACCTGGGGCCGGGGCGTGATCGTCTTCGCCCATCACTTCGAGGCGGGGCTGTCGCGCATCTCGGAGTCGGGAGGCAAGGCCGAGCCTCTCACCACCCCCGATCCGGCCCGCAAAGAGCGATCGCATCGCTGGCCGTCGTTCCTGCCCGATGGCCGGCATGTCCTGTTCGCGGTGCAGGGAGGAGGAAAGCGCTACGACGACGGTGAGATCGACGTCGTCTCGGTCGACACGGGAGAGCGCAAGAAGATCTATGAAGGAGGGGCCTATCCCCGCTACGCCGCCAGCGGTCACCTGCTGTTCGTCAAGAACGAGACGCTGTTCGCCGTCCCCTTCGACGCCGATCGGCTGGAGGTCACCGGCTCCCCGCGGGCGGTGATCGACTACCTCGCCTCCTCCGCCGGCGACCAGGAGGCGGCCGACGGCAGCGCCCAGTACGACGTCGCACCGAGTGGGACGCTCGTCTACCGCAGCACGGCGCTTGGCCAGAACGCCCTGCGCAGCTCCTTGTCGATGATGTGGGTCGACCTCAAGGGAGCCGCCACGCCGGTCACGCCCGAGAAGCGTGCCTACTACACTCCCGCGGTCTCCCCCGACGGCAGGCGCATCGCCGTCTCGATCGAGGGGGCGACGGGATTGGACCTCTGGGTCTACGAAATCGCGCGGGGCGCGTTTTCGCGCCTGACCTTCAAGGGAACCAATTCCTATCCCCTGTGGAGCCCCGATGGAAAGAAGATTGCCTTCAGCTCTCTGACCGGAGGGTCAGTCCCCAACATCGTCATCAAGCGATCCGACGGCGTCGGGGAGGCGGAGAAGCTGCATGAGTCCGCGAACGCCCAGGTCCCCTCCTCATGGAGTCCCGACGGCAAGACACTGGCTTACCTGGAGCGCTTCCCGGAGACGCGCTGGGACATCATGACGATAAATCCCGGAAACGGGTCGCCGCCCGCGCCGTTCCTGCAGTCCAAGGACATCGAGGCCTTTCCCGCCTTCTCGCCGGACGGACGGTGGCTGGCCTACGCGTCGGACGAGACGGGGCAATTCGAAATCTACGTCACCGCCTATCCCGGTCCGGGTGGCAAGTGGCAGGTCTCCACCGACGGCGGACAGTTCCCGCGCTGGACTTCGTCCGGCGAGCTGTTCTACCTCAAGGGAGAGCGGTTCTTCGAGGTGCGATATTCGGCGACGGGCGAATCGTTCCAGGCCGAGAAGCCGCGCGAGCTGTTCCGGTACGCCCTGGGACAGCAGCAATTCGCCCCCAACTACGATGCCGCGCCCGACGGCAAGCGCTTCCTGATCTTCTCGTCCGAGGGAGAGGAGGCGCGCATGGCGCTGACGCACGCGGTCCTGGCTTTCGACTGGCTCTCCGACCTGAAGAAGGATTTCAGCGGAGAGCAGGAGCGAAAGCCATGA
- a CDS encoding protein kinase: MSLTPGSRLGPYEIVAPLGAGGMGEVYRAKDTRLDREVAVKVLPEGFAANDQFRARFEREAKSISSLNHPNICTLHDIGQQDGLMFLVMERIEGESLADRLAKGPLPLEQVLRTGAEIASGLDAAHRRGIVHRDLKPGNVMLTRTGAKILDFGLAKTGNEAPPPVDGLTSLPTEQRPLTQEGTILGTFQYMSPEQLEGEEVDARSDLFALGAVLYEMATGKRAFVGKNKTSLIAAIVSSQPPPISSVQPVAPPALDHVVRKCLEKDPEDRWQSAHDVASQLRWISEAGSLSGVPAPQVSKRKNRERLAWAIAGAAAASALAVLALHLLEPKQEIRPLVAAIAPPEKLAFDLSWKDAGTLTLSPDGRLLTFMAKGEDGKRALYVRSLETGEARAIPGTDDALYPFWSPDSRFLAFFAGGKLMKADVQGGPPLALCEVGTNPRRGSWSRDDVIVFSRNSLGGLFRIPASGGEATPLTQLDKAKAETTHRWPCFLPDGRHFLYMAATHAAGIENPANAVYLADLGSGQAKLLFHARTNVEYAAGHLLYVRDHILLAQPFDERKLELSGNPVPVAERIQYDPDFYHAGFAVSSHGELVYLSSEGDKGVVAEWVDRQGKSQGPVRGFPPKGNIGLGTSLSPDGNTLAVSLSDPATGRTDIWMVDLKRGASTRLTFGGGDENGPCWSPDGKRILYGRLDGSFLNLFSRAVDGQGGEQEVFKSESHKMPWDWSRDGRFVAVNVVDPTTKPQNDIWILRMDGSGKMEPYLATPFAEVSPKFSPDGRWIAYWGNETGTDALYIASFPKPVTKYQIASSFGGPPRVAWESGGREIFYVAGDGTMSAVEVTPRGEGLDLGAPRSLFKVSALSFWVPDHEGKRFILGHNSSGETSSITLITDWTRRLRR; encoded by the coding sequence ATGAGCCTGACCCCAGGATCCCGTCTCGGACCCTACGAGATCGTCGCGCCTCTGGGCGCCGGCGGGATGGGCGAGGTCTACCGCGCCAAGGACACCCGGCTGGATCGTGAAGTCGCCGTCAAGGTCCTTCCGGAAGGCTTCGCGGCCAACGACCAGTTCCGGGCCCGCTTCGAGCGCGAAGCAAAGAGCATCTCCTCGCTGAACCATCCCAACATCTGCACGCTTCACGACATCGGCCAGCAGGACGGGTTGATGTTCCTGGTGATGGAGCGGATCGAAGGGGAGTCGCTGGCCGATCGGCTCGCCAAGGGGCCGCTGCCCCTGGAGCAGGTGCTGCGCACCGGCGCCGAGATCGCCTCGGGCCTGGACGCCGCCCATCGCCGCGGCATCGTCCACCGGGACCTCAAGCCGGGCAACGTGATGCTGACCCGCACCGGGGCCAAGATCCTCGATTTCGGCCTGGCCAAGACGGGGAACGAAGCGCCCCCCCCGGTGGACGGCCTGACCAGCCTTCCAACGGAGCAGCGACCGCTCACGCAGGAAGGGACGATCCTGGGGACCTTCCAGTACATGTCGCCGGAGCAGCTCGAGGGGGAGGAGGTCGACGCCCGCAGCGACCTGTTCGCCCTTGGCGCCGTGCTCTACGAGATGGCGACCGGCAAGCGGGCCTTCGTGGGGAAGAACAAGACCAGCCTGATCGCGGCCATCGTCTCCAGCCAGCCGCCTCCCATCTCGTCGGTCCAGCCGGTGGCGCCGCCGGCGCTGGACCACGTCGTCCGCAAATGTCTCGAAAAGGACCCCGAGGACCGCTGGCAGTCGGCGCACGACGTGGCGTCGCAGCTGCGCTGGATTTCCGAAGCCGGATCGCTATCCGGCGTCCCCGCGCCGCAGGTGTCGAAGCGAAAGAATCGGGAGAGGTTGGCCTGGGCGATTGCCGGAGCCGCGGCGGCATCTGCCCTGGCGGTCCTGGCACTGCACCTGCTCGAGCCGAAGCAGGAGATCCGCCCGCTGGTGGCCGCGATCGCGCCGCCCGAGAAGCTCGCCTTCGATCTGTCCTGGAAAGATGCGGGGACGCTGACCCTATCGCCTGATGGCAGGCTCCTCACCTTCATGGCGAAAGGAGAAGACGGAAAGCGCGCTCTCTACGTGCGGTCCCTCGAGACGGGAGAGGCCCGAGCCATTCCCGGGACCGACGATGCCCTCTATCCTTTCTGGTCCCCCGACAGCCGCTTCCTGGCCTTCTTCGCCGGCGGCAAGCTGATGAAGGCCGACGTCCAGGGTGGCCCGCCGCTGGCGCTGTGCGAGGTGGGAACGAACCCTCGGCGCGGCTCCTGGAGCCGGGATGACGTGATCGTCTTCTCGCGCAACTCTCTTGGCGGGCTCTTCCGGATTCCGGCTTCGGGCGGGGAGGCGACCCCCCTGACCCAGCTGGACAAGGCCAAGGCCGAGACCACGCACCGCTGGCCCTGCTTCCTGCCGGACGGCCGCCACTTCCTTTACATGGCGGCGACCCATGCCGCCGGCATCGAAAACCCGGCGAACGCCGTCTATCTGGCCGACCTGGGGTCGGGACAAGCGAAGCTCCTGTTCCACGCGCGCACAAACGTCGAATATGCCGCCGGTCACCTCCTCTACGTCCGGGATCACATTCTCCTGGCGCAGCCCTTCGACGAGCGCAAGCTCGAGCTCTCGGGGAATCCGGTGCCCGTGGCGGAGAGGATCCAGTACGACCCCGATTTCTATCATGCCGGGTTCGCCGTGTCGTCGCATGGCGAGCTGGTGTATCTCTCCAGCGAGGGGGACAAAGGAGTGGTCGCCGAATGGGTGGATCGCCAGGGAAAGAGCCAGGGTCCGGTGCGCGGCTTTCCCCCGAAGGGCAACATCGGGCTGGGAACGTCGCTCTCGCCCGACGGCAACACCCTGGCCGTCTCGCTGAGCGACCCCGCGACGGGACGCACCGACATCTGGATGGTAGACCTCAAGCGCGGCGCTTCCACCCGGCTGACGTTCGGCGGCGGGGACGAGAACGGTCCCTGCTGGTCTCCCGACGGCAAGAGGATTCTCTATGGACGCCTGGACGGATCCTTCCTGAACCTTTTCAGCCGGGCGGTCGACGGGCAGGGCGGCGAGCAAGAGGTGTTCAAGTCGGAGAGCCACAAGATGCCCTGGGACTGGTCGAGGGACGGCCGCTTCGTCGCGGTGAACGTCGTCGATCCTACGACGAAGCCGCAGAACGACATCTGGATCCTGAGGATGGACGGCAGCGGCAAGATGGAGCCGTATCTGGCCACGCCGTTCGCCGAGGTATCGCCGAAGTTCTCCCCCGACGGGCGCTGGATCGCCTACTGGGGCAACGAGACGGGGACCGACGCCCTGTACATCGCGTCCTTTCCCAAGCCGGTGACCAAGTACCAGATCGCCAGCAGCTTCGGGGGCCCCCCGCGGGTCGCGTGGGAATCCGGCGGACGGGAGATCTTCTACGTCGCCGGTGACGGGACGATGAGCGCCGTGGAGGTTACGCCGCGCGGAGAAGGGCTGGACCTCGGCGCTCCCCGAAGTCTCTTCAAGGTCTCCGCGCTCTCGTTCTGGGTCCCGGATCACGAAGGGAAGCGCTTCATCCTGGGGCATAACTCCTCGGGCGAGACCTCCTCCATCACCCTGATCACCGACTGGACCAGGAGGCTGCGACGGTGA
- the metH gene encoding methionine synthase has translation MGLPPGDDHPGVPLSKREQLEALLRQRILILDGAMGTMIQAERLDEAGFRGQAFKDHPRDLKGCNDLLCLTQPRIIEAIHHRYLEAGADILETNTFNATAISLADYGLESQVFDINKAAAEIARRSADAFTAKDPRRPRFVAGSMGPTNRTASLSPDVNRPGFRAVSFDDLERAYFEQARGLLAGGVDLLLPETTFDTLNLKAALFAIQRAFDEGGRKVPVLASLTITDASGRTLSGQTLEAAWISIAHADLFGVGLNCALGAAELRPHVEELARLSPLWIHCYPNAGLPNELGGYDQSPEQMAGILRGFAEAGWMNIVGGCCGTTPEHIRAIAGAMEGLPPHPRSVPEAFTRLSGLDPLTIRPDSNFILVGERTNLTGSRRFARLIKDNKMEEALEVARQQVEGGANLLDVNMDEGLIDSEKAMSEFLHLIGSEPEIARLPIMVDSSKFSVIEAGLKCLQGKGVVNSISLKEGEEAFKKQARLIRRYGAAVVVMAFDEEGQAVATDRRVAILSRAYRILTEEVGFDPSDVILDPNILAIATGMEEHNDYALTYLEAARELRRRFPRAKISGGVSNLSFSFRGNDKVRDAMHAAFLYHAIRAGMDMGIVNAGQLEVYDEIPPDLKEHVEDVLLNRRPDATERLVEFARTLESGGKVRERDEAWRKLPLEKRLEHALIQGITEHIDADVAEALAHYPTPLAIIEGPLMSGMNVVGDLFGAGKMFLPQVVKSARVMKKAVAILEPLMEAAKGASAEQGARARIVMATVKGDVHDIGKNIVGVVLACNSYEIIDLGVMVPAEVILRTAEEKKADLIGLSGLITPSLDEMVHVASEMQRRKMGLPLLIGGATTSRKHTSIKIAPAYAGPTVHVLDASKAVDVVGQLIGSERGKSFLTRVRAEQQTDRERYESAAAKEILPYEEARRRRLSPDWSQAIDRPAFTGTRVLKDVPLADLVDYIDWTPFFHVWELKGTYPAILDHPAQGEAARDLFRSGQELLERLVHERHVLARGVYGFFPANADGDDIVIFTDEARRQEAARACMLRQQLPGADGRPRLCLADFIAPLETRRPDYLGAFAVTAGIGLTELVRRFEQEHDDYNAILARALTDRLAEAFAEKLHEQARREWGYGREESLSREDLIRESYRGIRPAPGYPACPDHSEKRTLWKLLDAETAAGIRLTESFAMDPAASVCGWYFAHPESRYFSVGKIGRDQVAVYAARKRMPLEEAERWLAPNLAYDPAPATPSAVGIPGPDPAR, from the coding sequence ATGGGGCTACCGCCGGGCGATGATCATCCGGGAGTGCCCTTGTCGAAACGCGAGCAGCTCGAAGCCCTTTTGCGTCAGAGGATTCTGATTCTCGACGGCGCCATGGGGACCATGATCCAGGCGGAGCGCCTGGACGAGGCGGGCTTCCGCGGACAGGCTTTCAAGGACCATCCCAGGGACCTGAAAGGTTGCAACGATCTCCTCTGCCTGACCCAGCCGAGAATCATCGAGGCCATTCACCATCGTTACCTGGAGGCAGGGGCGGACATCCTCGAGACCAACACCTTCAACGCCACCGCCATCTCGCTCGCCGACTACGGGCTGGAGAGCCAGGTTTTCGACATCAACAAGGCAGCCGCGGAGATCGCCCGCCGCAGCGCCGACGCGTTCACGGCCAAGGATCCCCGGCGGCCGCGCTTCGTCGCCGGGTCGATGGGACCGACCAATCGCACCGCGTCGCTCTCCCCCGACGTCAACCGTCCCGGCTTCCGCGCGGTGAGCTTCGACGATCTCGAGCGGGCCTATTTCGAGCAGGCGCGCGGGCTCCTGGCGGGAGGCGTGGATCTGCTCCTGCCGGAAACGACCTTCGACACCCTCAACCTGAAGGCGGCGTTGTTCGCCATTCAGCGCGCCTTCGACGAGGGGGGACGCAAGGTGCCGGTCCTCGCCTCGCTGACCATCACCGACGCCAGCGGGCGGACCCTTTCGGGCCAGACGCTCGAGGCCGCCTGGATCTCAATCGCGCACGCCGATCTCTTCGGCGTCGGGCTGAATTGCGCTCTCGGCGCGGCCGAGCTGCGCCCGCACGTGGAGGAGCTGGCCCGGTTGTCGCCGCTCTGGATCCATTGCTACCCCAACGCCGGTCTCCCCAACGAGCTGGGCGGCTACGACCAGTCGCCGGAGCAGATGGCCGGCATCCTGCGCGGCTTCGCCGAAGCGGGGTGGATGAACATTGTCGGCGGATGCTGCGGCACCACGCCCGAGCACATCCGCGCCATCGCCGGAGCGATGGAGGGGCTGCCGCCGCACCCGCGCTCGGTCCCCGAGGCCTTCACCCGCCTGAGCGGGCTGGATCCCCTCACCATCCGCCCCGACTCGAATTTCATCCTGGTCGGGGAGCGCACCAACCTCACCGGCTCGCGCCGCTTCGCCCGCCTGATCAAGGACAACAAGATGGAGGAGGCGCTGGAGGTGGCCCGCCAGCAGGTGGAAGGGGGCGCCAACCTTCTCGACGTCAACATGGACGAGGGGCTCATCGACTCGGAGAAGGCGATGAGCGAGTTCCTGCATCTCATCGGCTCCGAGCCGGAGATTGCACGGCTGCCGATCATGGTCGACAGCTCCAAGTTCTCGGTCATCGAAGCAGGGCTGAAGTGCCTGCAGGGAAAAGGGGTGGTCAACTCCATCAGCCTCAAGGAGGGGGAGGAGGCCTTCAAGAAGCAGGCGCGCCTGATCCGGCGCTACGGCGCCGCCGTCGTGGTGATGGCCTTCGACGAGGAAGGGCAGGCGGTGGCGACCGACCGCCGCGTCGCCATCCTGTCGCGTGCCTACCGGATTCTGACCGAGGAGGTCGGCTTCGATCCGTCGGATGTCATCCTCGACCCCAACATCCTGGCGATCGCCACCGGCATGGAGGAGCACAACGACTATGCGCTCACCTACCTCGAAGCCGCCCGGGAGCTGCGCCGGCGCTTCCCGCGCGCCAAGATCAGCGGCGGCGTCAGCAATCTTTCCTTCTCGTTCCGCGGCAACGACAAGGTGCGCGACGCCATGCACGCCGCCTTCCTGTATCACGCCATCCGCGCCGGCATGGACATGGGGATCGTCAACGCCGGACAGCTCGAGGTCTACGACGAGATCCCTCCCGACCTGAAGGAGCACGTGGAGGACGTCCTGCTCAACCGGCGTCCCGACGCCACCGAGCGGCTGGTGGAATTCGCCCGCACCCTCGAAAGCGGCGGCAAAGTGCGCGAGAGGGACGAGGCCTGGAGGAAGCTGCCGCTTGAGAAGCGCCTGGAGCACGCCCTGATCCAGGGGATCACGGAGCACATCGACGCTGACGTCGCCGAGGCGCTCGCCCACTATCCCACGCCTCTGGCCATCATCGAGGGCCCCCTGATGTCGGGGATGAACGTGGTCGGGGATCTCTTCGGCGCGGGGAAGATGTTCCTGCCGCAGGTGGTGAAGAGCGCGCGCGTCATGAAGAAGGCGGTGGCGATCCTGGAGCCGCTCATGGAGGCGGCGAAGGGTGCCTCGGCGGAGCAGGGAGCCCGGGCCCGCATCGTGATGGCCACCGTGAAGGGGGACGTGCACGACATCGGCAAGAACATCGTCGGCGTGGTGCTCGCCTGCAACAGCTACGAGATCATCGATCTGGGGGTCATGGTCCCGGCCGAGGTGATCCTGCGCACCGCCGAGGAGAAGAAGGCGGACCTGATCGGACTGAGCGGCCTGATCACGCCGTCGCTGGACGAGATGGTCCACGTCGCCTCCGAGATGCAGCGCCGCAAGATGGGCCTGCCGCTGCTGATCGGCGGGGCGACCACCAGCCGCAAGCACACGTCGATCAAGATCGCCCCCGCCTACGCGGGGCCGACGGTGCACGTTCTCGACGCCTCCAAGGCGGTGGACGTGGTGGGACAGCTCATCGGATCCGAGCGCGGCAAGAGCTTCCTGACGCGCGTGCGCGCCGAGCAGCAAACCGATCGGGAGCGCTACGAATCGGCGGCGGCGAAGGAGATCCTCCCTTACGAGGAGGCGCGGCGCCGGCGGCTTTCCCCCGACTGGAGCCAGGCGATCGATCGCCCCGCCTTCACCGGGACCCGTGTCCTCAAGGACGTCCCTCTCGCGGATCTCGTCGATTACATCGACTGGACCCCCTTCTTCCACGTCTGGGAGCTGAAGGGGACCTACCCGGCGATCCTCGATCATCCGGCACAGGGGGAGGCGGCGCGCGATCTGTTCCGCTCCGGACAGGAGCTCCTCGAGCGCCTGGTGCACGAACGCCACGTCCTGGCGCGCGGCGTCTACGGCTTCTTCCCCGCCAACGCCGACGGCGACGACATCGTGATCTTTACGGACGAGGCCAGGCGGCAGGAGGCGGCGCGCGCCTGCATGCTCCGCCAGCAGCTTCCCGGAGCCGACGGGCGGCCGCGCCTCTGTCTGGCCGATTTCATCGCGCCGCTCGAGACGCGGCGTCCGGATTACCTTGGGGCCTTCGCCGTGACCGCCGGGATCGGCCTGACGGAGCTGGTCCGGCGCTTCGAGCAGGAGCACGACGACTACAACGCCATCCTCGCCCGCGCCCTGACCGACCGGCTGGCCGAAGCCTTCGCCGAGAAGCTGCACGAGCAGGCGCGCCGCGAGTGGGGCTATGGGAGAGAGGAGAGCCTCTCCAGGGAGGATCTGATCCGGGAATCCTACCGCGGCATCCGCCCGGCGCCCGGATATCCCGCCTGCCCCGATCATTCGGAGAAGCGGACTCTGTGGAAGCTGCTCGACGCCGAGACCGCCGCCGGGATCCGCCTCACCGAGAGCTTCGCCATGGATCCGGCCGCCTCGGTTTGCGGCTGGTACTTCGCCCACCCCGAGTCGCGCTACTTCTCCGTCGGCAAGATCGGCCGCGACCAGGTGGCCGTCTACGCCGCCCGCAAGAGGATGCCCCTGGAGGAGGCGGAGCGCTGGCTCGCCCCCAACCTCGCCTACGATCCCGCCCCCGCGACCCCCTCCGCGGTGGGCATCCCCGGTCCCGACCCGGCCCGCTGA
- a CDS encoding FAD:protein FMN transferase: protein MPLCDARDGGAGVASSGDYERFFMAGGVRYHHLFDARTGWPARGVASVTTIAPTAFEAGLASTAAFLLGERRGIQFLEHAPGIEGVLITEEGSLLATSGMDRHADLPGSMFASYPML from the coding sequence GTGCCGCTTTGCGATGCGCGCGATGGGGGGGCGGGTGTCGCCTCCTCCGGAGACTACGAGCGTTTCTTCATGGCCGGTGGCGTGCGCTACCATCACCTCTTCGACGCCAGGACGGGATGGCCCGCCCGGGGCGTTGCTTCCGTCACGACGATCGCCCCCACCGCTTTCGAGGCAGGGCTCGCGTCGACCGCGGCCTTTCTCCTGGGCGAGCGGCGGGGCATCCAGTTTCTGGAGCATGCGCCCGGAATCGAAGGCGTCCTCATCACCGAGGAGGGGAGCCTGCTCGCCACCTCCGGGATGGATCGCCACGCCGACCTCCCCGGCTCGATGTTCGCCTCCTACCCGATGCTGTGA